The Patescibacteria group bacterium genome includes a window with the following:
- the uvrC gene encoding UvrABC system protein C, with protein MNKKVVLKISKKLKESNLSKLPRNPGVYFFMSDKKEVLYVGKAKNLKNRISSYFSNLIVGKTKTMVEKSKYLSFIKTESEIEALILEANLIKKYKPKYNIIQKDDKSPLYILITKEKYPRLILGRKKDIQKKDLIGFYGPFLSTRTAKRILRSIRKFIPFSDHKIGRKPCMYSQINLCNPCPNFIESIDNKQENRLLFKKYLQNIKRVRLFLEGDIKRVERELNKEMESFIDKEDFENAKEIKERIESLRLLTKPLNKTDEYLENPNLLQDKIKIELNSLLEFLNNFFKIKKLKRIECYDVSHLSGILGTASMVVFIDGEKSSSDYRHFRLKESSNDDQKSLLEILNRRIKYLKDWGKPDLVIVDGGRPQLSAVWKVFFQNKIPVIGIAKKFEELVIPIFENNRIKYFKYKIKDKPFGNLIIRIRDETHRFALRYHRKLILNRPKL; from the coding sequence ATGAACAAAAAAGTTGTTCTTAAAATTTCCAAGAAATTAAAAGAAAGTAATTTATCTAAATTACCAAGGAACCCCGGTGTTTATTTCTTTATGTCTGATAAAAAAGAGGTTTTATATGTTGGCAAAGCTAAAAACCTCAAGAATAGAATTTCAAGTTATTTTTCAAATCTAATTGTAGGTAAAACAAAAACAATGGTTGAAAAATCAAAGTATTTAAGTTTTATCAAAACAGAAAGTGAGATAGAAGCATTAATACTCGAAGCAAATTTAATCAAAAAATATAAACCAAAATACAATATCATTCAGAAAGATGATAAAAGTCCTTTATATATCTTAATAACCAAAGAAAAATACCCTCGTCTAATATTAGGAAGAAAAAAAGATATCCAAAAAAAAGACTTAATAGGTTTCTACGGTCCTTTTCTTTCAACAAGAACAGCCAAAAGAATTTTAAGAAGCATTAGAAAATTTATTCCCTTTTCTGATCATAAAATTGGCAGAAAGCCTTGTATGTATAGCCAAATCAATCTCTGTAATCCTTGCCCAAATTTTATAGAATCAATTGATAATAAACAAGAAAATAGATTACTCTTTAAAAAATATTTACAAAATATTAAAAGAGTTAGACTCTTTCTGGAAGGAGATATAAAAAGGGTCGAAAGAGAATTAAACAAAGAAATGGAATCTTTTATTGATAAAGAAGATTTTGAAAATGCAAAAGAAATAAAAGAAAGGATTGAATCGCTTAGATTATTAACCAAACCCCTTAACAAAACCGATGAGTATTTAGAAAATCCAAATTTACTTCAAGATAAAATTAAGATTGAACTTAATTCACTTTTAGAATTTCTAAACAACTTCTTTAAGATTAAAAAACTAAAAAGAATAGAGTGTTATGATGTGTCACATTTGTCTGGAATTTTAGGAACTGCGTCGATGGTGGTTTTCATAGATGGTGAGAAAAGTAGCAGTGATTACCGTCATTTTAGATTAAAAGAAAGCTCAAACGACGACCAAAAATCGTTGTTAGAAATATTAAATCGTAGAATAAAATATCTTAAAGACTGGGGAAAACCAGATCTTGTTATAGTTGATGGTGGCCGACCACAATTATCAGCAGTGTGGAAAGTATTTTTCCAAAACAAAATACCTGTTATTGGAATTGCAAAAAAATTTGAAGAATTAGTTATTCCAATATTTGAAAACAACAGGATAAAATATTTTAAATATAAAATAAAAGATAAACCATTTGGAAATTTAATTATTAGGATTAGAGACGAAACGCACCGATTTGCTTTAAGATATCATCGCAAACTCATCCTCAATAGACCAAAACTTTGA
- a CDS encoding peptide-binding protein — protein MSFSLRYSLKLIQAFLLRFKSLILIGFLMGVLIFFLLKFVILPFITLGKTERIGIVGKYRIETLPNDILSLISYGLSRNNSDGSSEPMLAKSWETPDKGKTWIFYLNENLFWQDGTKIKSSDISYNFSDVEIEKPDEKTIIFKLKNPFSPFPTVVSKPIFKKGLLGAGDWKVKKISISGGYVEKLILTDKNKNQKIFRFYPTEDRLKLALKMGEVDIIENLLDPTPFDKWSSLKIKENINKKQIVTIFFNSNDKFLSEKVIRQALYYAIDKNKLSSNSAYSPIYPESWAYNPLIKHYDFDLDKAKKMINSLPAEAKKDLSINLTTTPALLDSAEKIVKMWKELGINSSVQISSIIPDNYQALLVIFEPPVDPDQYPIWHSTQTNINYSQYKNPRIDSLLEEGRSKLDLEDRKKIYFDFQRFLLEEAPAAFLYHPTFYTISRKK, from the coding sequence ATGTCTTTCTCTTTAAGATATTCTCTAAAGCTAATACAAGCGTTTTTGTTAAGATTTAAGTCCCTCATTTTAATAGGTTTCTTGATGGGTGTTCTTATATTCTTCTTACTAAAGTTTGTAATTTTACCTTTCATAACGTTAGGTAAAACAGAAAGAATTGGTATTGTAGGAAAATATAGAATTGAAACTTTGCCTAACGACATTCTTTCACTTATAAGTTACGGGTTAAGTAGAAATAATTCAGACGGTTCATCCGAGCCAATGTTGGCCAAATCTTGGGAAACTCCCGATAAGGGAAAAACTTGGATATTTTATTTAAACGAAAATCTTTTTTGGCAAGATGGAACAAAAATTAAAAGCAGTGATATCTCATATAACTTTTCTGATGTCGAAATAGAAAAACCAGATGAAAAAACTATTATCTTTAAGTTAAAAAACCCTTTTTCTCCTTTCCCAACAGTTGTCTCAAAGCCAATTTTTAAAAAGGGATTGCTTGGAGCAGGGGATTGGAAAGTAAAGAAGATCTCTATTTCAGGTGGTTATGTAGAAAAACTTATATTAACTGACAAAAATAAAAATCAAAAAATTTTTAGATTTTATCCCACAGAAGATAGGTTAAAGTTGGCATTAAAAATGGGAGAAGTCGATATAATAGAGAACCTTCTTGATCCAACACCGTTTGATAAATGGTCGAGTCTAAAAATAAAGGAAAATATTAACAAGAAACAAATAGTTACTATTTTCTTCAACAGCAACGACAAATTTCTTTCCGAAAAAGTTATTAGACAAGCCCTTTACTATGCTATTGATAAAAATAAACTAAGCAGTAATAGTGCATATTCACCAATTTATCCTGAATCGTGGGCTTATAATCCTTTAATAAAACATTATGATTTTGATCTTGATAAAGCTAAAAAGATGATTAACTCTTTACCTGCAGAAGCAAAGAAAGACTTAAGTATAAACCTTACTACCACTCCAGCACTTTTAGATTCTGCTGAAAAAATTGTCAAGATGTGGAAAGAGTTGGGTATCAACTCTAGCGTTCAAATCTCATCAATAATACCAGACAATTATCAAGCGCTACTAGTTATATTTGAACCGCCTGTTGATCCTGACCAATATCCAATTTGGCATTCCACCCAGACAAATATAAACTACTCTCAATACAAAAACCCTCGTATTGATTCTCTTCTCGAGGAAGGAAGAAGTAAACTTGATCTAGAAGATAGAAAAAAGATTTATTTTGATTTTCAAAGATTCTTGCTTGAGGAAGCTCCAGCAGCCTTTCTTTATCATCCGACTTTTTACACTATCTCTAGGAAAAAATAA
- the pyrG gene encoding CTP synthase — protein sequence MRFIIVSGGVLSGLGKGVTAASIGLLLKASGYKVTIMKCDMYLNIDAGTMNPIEHGEVFVTHDGIETDQDLGHYERFLNETLLRANYLTSGQVYKEVLDKERALFYDGACVQPYHHIPPEIIKRFFEAGKAHKADVVIVELGGTVGEYEGLLFFEAARRLRLKYPGDVCFVHVGYLPAPPSIGELKSKPIQQSISQLHSLGIQPDFIICRAENEVDTKRKEKIALSSGVALENIISNPDVKNIYEIPLYLEKQKLDKKIIKLLKLRKKKRESRLLSVWRNMVKRASFVKKKVKIGIVGKYQKTGDYLLSDSYVCVVESLKHAAAFLSCQVDINWIDSSYLETISKDKLKDILSAVDGIIVPQGWGSRGVEGKILAVEFARVNKIPYLGLCFGMQMATIEFARNVLGLKGANSQEVDPQTPHPVIHIMPNQKAYLEKKQYGATIRLGAWPCLVSPQTKLESAYRKYGSLESSPWFFPNPLRKNESIKSENLLIYERHRHRYEFNLEYRRRFEKAGFLVSGVSPDGKLVEAIEIKDHPFFVGVQFHPEYLSRPLSPHPIFVSFVEAVISRSKF from the coding sequence ATGAGGTTTATAATTGTTTCAGGTGGAGTTTTAAGCGGATTGGGGAAAGGAGTAACAGCCGCCTCAATAGGACTTCTTCTCAAAGCTTCAGGATACAAAGTAACAATAATGAAGTGTGATATGTATTTGAATATTGATGCTGGGACAATGAATCCAATTGAACATGGTGAGGTGTTTGTTACTCATGACGGAATTGAGACAGATCAGGATCTGGGCCACTATGAAAGATTTTTAAATGAAACTCTCTTAAGAGCTAATTACTTAACAAGTGGACAGGTTTATAAGGAAGTTTTGGACAAAGAACGAGCTCTTTTCTATGATGGAGCATGTGTTCAGCCCTATCATCATATTCCACCTGAAATAATCAAGCGTTTCTTTGAAGCTGGTAAGGCTCACAAGGCTGATGTTGTTATTGTTGAACTTGGAGGAACTGTTGGTGAATATGAAGGTCTTTTATTTTTTGAGGCTGCAAGAAGGCTAAGGCTGAAATATCCGGGTGATGTTTGTTTTGTACATGTAGGATATCTTCCCGCTCCCCCTTCAATAGGAGAACTTAAGTCAAAACCTATTCAACAATCTATTTCCCAGCTTCATTCGCTTGGAATTCAGCCTGACTTTATAATCTGCCGAGCTGAAAATGAGGTTGATACCAAAAGGAAAGAAAAGATTGCCTTATCTTCTGGTGTTGCCTTGGAAAACATAATCTCAAACCCCGATGTTAAAAATATCTATGAGATTCCGCTTTATCTTGAGAAACAAAAGCTAGATAAAAAGATTATAAAATTATTGAAGCTTAGGAAAAAGAAGAGAGAATCAAGACTTCTTTCAGTCTGGAGAAATATGGTCAAGAGAGCTTCTTTTGTCAAGAAAAAGGTTAAAATTGGAATTGTGGGAAAATACCAAAAAACAGGTGATTACCTTTTATCTGATTCTTATGTTTGTGTTGTTGAGTCGCTAAAGCATGCAGCAGCCTTTCTTTCTTGCCAAGTTGATATAAATTGGATTGACTCTTCGTATCTTGAGACTATAAGTAAAGATAAGCTCAAGGATATTTTATCCGCTGTTGATGGGATTATTGTTCCACAGGGTTGGGGGTCAAGAGGAGTAGAAGGAAAAATTTTAGCAGTTGAGTTTGCACGAGTTAATAAAATTCCCTATCTTGGTCTTTGCTTTGGCATGCAAATGGCAACAATCGAGTTTGCAAGAAATGTGCTTGGTCTGAAAGGGGCCAATAGTCAGGAGGTTGATCCCCAAACTCCCCACCCTGTTATTCATATAATGCCCAATCAGAAAGCATATCTTGAAAAGAAGCAGTATGGGGCAACTATCAGGCTTGGAGCCTGGCCATGTTTGGTTAGTCCTCAAACAAAGCTTGAAAGCGCTTACAGAAAATATGGTAGTTTGGAATCTAGCCCATGGTTTTTCCCTAATCCTTTGAGGAAAAATGAATCAATTAAGTCGGAGAATCTTTTAATCTATGAAAGGCATAGACATCGTTATGAATTTAACCTTGAATATCGCCGAAGATTTGAAAAAGCTGGGTTTTTAGTTTCCGGTGTTTCTCCTGATGGGAAGCTGGTTGAAGCGATAGAAATAAAGGATCACCCATTTTTTGTGGGGGTCCAATTTCATCCTGAGTACTTAAGTCGTCCTCTATCACCCCACCCCATTTTTGTTTCTTTTGTAGAAGCAGTTATTTCAAGATCAAAATTTTAA
- a CDS encoding GTP-binding protein, whose amino-acid sequence MSDINQQISQIEKEIRETPYHKGTEHYIGLLRARIARLKDKLLEKESKKSGGGGGYAVKKQGDATIVLVGPPSVGKSTLINTLTNANSKIAPYAFTTVSVIPGMMEYKNAKIQILDVPGLIEGAEEGKGRGKEVISVIRGCDLLIIIAEPGKEEAFRRITLALERNGIRINKLKPDIKIEKKVDGGIKIFSNIKQELAKETIKEIIQEMGIKNAEIKINQKITIEDLIDSLSRNRVYVPAIFAINKSDLLLEEKQGDGTLENPVLISAQEKRGLDVLVETIWRKLDLINVYLVKPDEEPSFNNPIVVKNNLTLYDIAREIGEDFANSKTSAMIWGNGAKFPGQQVSLETKAKEGMMIRFI is encoded by the coding sequence ATGAGCGACATTAACCAGCAAATAAGCCAAATTGAAAAAGAAATAAGAGAAACTCCATATCACAAGGGGACAGAACACTATATAGGGCTTTTAAGAGCAAGGATAGCAAGACTCAAAGATAAGCTCTTGGAAAAAGAAAGCAAAAAATCAGGTGGTGGGGGAGGGTACGCTGTCAAAAAACAAGGTGATGCAACAATTGTTTTGGTTGGCCCACCATCAGTTGGAAAATCAACACTCATAAATACTTTAACAAATGCCAATTCTAAAATTGCTCCATATGCTTTTACAACAGTTTCTGTAATTCCTGGGATGATGGAATACAAGAATGCCAAAATACAAATTCTTGATGTTCCTGGGTTAATTGAAGGAGCAGAGGAAGGCAAAGGAAGAGGAAAGGAGGTAATCTCAGTTATTAGAGGATGTGATTTGCTTATTATCATTGCAGAACCAGGCAAAGAAGAAGCTTTCAGAAGAATAACTTTAGCCTTGGAGAGAAATGGCATAAGAATTAACAAATTAAAACCCGACATAAAAATAGAGAAAAAAGTAGATGGCGGAATAAAGATTTTTTCAAACATAAAGCAAGAATTGGCAAAAGAAACTATAAAAGAAATAATTCAGGAGATGGGAATTAAAAATGCCGAAATAAAGATTAATCAAAAAATCACAATCGAAGATCTTATTGACAGCCTTTCAAGAAATAGAGTTTATGTACCAGCTATATTTGCAATCAATAAATCAGATCTTCTGCTAGAAGAAAAACAAGGTGATGGAACTTTAGAAAATCCTGTTTTGATAAGCGCTCAAGAAAAAAGAGGACTTGATGTTTTGGTTGAAACTATATGGAGAAAGCTTGATCTTATTAACGTATATCTTGTAAAACCTGATGAGGAACCTTCTTTTAATAATCCAATAGTGGTCAAAAATAATTTAACATTGTACGACATTGCTAGGGAGATAGGAGAGGATTTTGCCAACTCAAAAACAAGCGCTATGATTTGGGGAAATGGAGCTAAATTTCCCGGTCAACAAGTCTCTCTTGAAACAAAAGCAAAAGAAGGAATGATGATAAGATTTATCTAA
- a CDS encoding RNA 2',3'-cyclic phosphodiesterase translates to MKKRIFVGIKISEKMLVFIKSWIKKNPWLYEQDFRLIKPENLHLTIIPPWYEENVDNVILKVEDRLKNSELKPFKITFDNISTGPNTKNSRLIWIKGRPNPDILRIKSFLEKSLGFSSVSKKFVPHITIARFREIKDIKELYNRVSIEENICSFSIFESRLSSKGSSYKLIKDFEFKC, encoded by the coding sequence ATGAAAAAGAGGATTTTTGTCGGTATCAAGATTTCCGAGAAAATGTTGGTCTTTATCAAGAGCTGGATTAAGAAAAACCCCTGGCTTTATGAGCAAGATTTTAGATTAATCAAGCCTGAAAATCTTCATCTGACCATTATTCCTCCTTGGTATGAAGAGAATGTTGATAATGTTATTTTAAAAGTGGAGGATAGATTGAAGAATTCAGAGTTAAAACCTTTTAAAATTACCTTTGATAATATTTCAACAGGTCCAAATACCAAAAACTCACGTTTAATTTGGATTAAAGGTAGACCAAATCCTGATATTTTGAGAATTAAATCATTTTTAGAGAAATCACTTGGTTTCTCTTCGGTGAGTAAAAAATTTGTTCCTCACATAACTATTGCAAGATTTAGAGAAATAAAAGATATTAAGGAATTATATAATAGAGTGTCTATTGAGGAAAATATATGTTCATTCTCTATTTTTGAATCAAGACTTTCTTCAAAAGGATCTTCTTATAAACTAATTAAAGATTTTGAATTTAAATGTTAG